The following are encoded together in the Clostridium sp. BJN0013 genome:
- a CDS encoding IS110 family transposase, which yields MISLSNSLLVGIDVSLNDNKVRILHPDGTSLSKFVVANSVPGAKTLSQRVAGIAEKNSFDSIVIGLESTSVYGDPLVYFLKQDASVNRFNTKIHVLNPTQVNKFKMMYPDLPKTDDIDAWVIAEHLRFGRINKEVYMDDRYKALQKLTKARFHTVQNLAREKNWFLNNLFLKFSSLAQEKIFSDRFGATSSSIIEEFFSVDEISYMPIEELAEFINKKGKGRFENPDEIAAAVQKAARSSYRLPKTVADSVNQVLAVSMVAMKAYKEQLKIFDKAIEEQIKLIPNPLTSIKGIGPVYSAGIIAEIGDIHRFKDQAALAKFAGIAWTKHQSGNFTAAHTQLIKFGNRYLRYYIMEATNKVRMHDHEFKRFYDLKYSQTPKTPHKRALALTARKFVRLVYALLHSNRLYTPPKGE from the coding sequence ATGATTTCATTGTCAAATTCATTACTGGTCGGTATTGATGTCAGTCTCAACGACAACAAAGTCCGTATCCTCCATCCTGATGGAACCAGTCTTTCAAAGTTTGTTGTTGCAAACTCCGTTCCCGGTGCAAAAACCCTTTCCCAGAGGGTTGCTGGAATTGCGGAGAAGAACAGCTTTGATTCCATTGTAATCGGTCTTGAATCTACTTCTGTCTATGGTGATCCTCTTGTCTACTTCCTAAAGCAAGATGCCTCTGTGAATAGATTCAACACTAAAATCCATGTGCTTAATCCAACACAGGTAAACAAGTTTAAAATGATGTACCCTGACCTCCCAAAAACCGATGATATAGATGCATGGGTTATTGCAGAGCATCTACGCTTCGGGCGCATTAACAAGGAGGTTTACATGGATGACCGTTACAAAGCACTTCAAAAGCTTACAAAGGCTAGATTCCATACGGTTCAAAACCTTGCAAGGGAGAAAAACTGGTTCCTCAACAACCTTTTCCTGAAATTTTCTTCCCTTGCACAAGAGAAGATCTTCTCAGACAGGTTTGGAGCTACGTCCAGCAGCATCATTGAAGAATTCTTTTCTGTTGATGAAATCTCTTATATGCCAATTGAAGAGTTGGCCGAGTTCATCAACAAAAAGGGTAAAGGCCGTTTCGAAAACCCTGATGAAATTGCAGCTGCTGTCCAAAAGGCTGCCAGAAGTTCCTACCGTCTCCCAAAGACGGTTGCGGACTCTGTTAATCAGGTACTTGCCGTATCCATGGTTGCCATGAAAGCATACAAGGAACAGCTTAAAATCTTTGATAAGGCTATAGAGGAACAGATAAAGCTTATTCCTAATCCTTTGACCTCTATCAAAGGAATTGGCCCTGTATATTCTGCTGGAATCATAGCAGAAATTGGTGATATTCATCGTTTCAAGGATCAAGCAGCATTGGCCAAGTTTGCGGGTATTGCCTGGACCAAGCACCAATCAGGCAATTTCACGGCTGCACATACTCAATTGATTAAATTCGGCAATCGATATTTGCGTTACTACATCATGGAAGCCACTAACAAAGTGAGAATGCACGATCATGAGTTCAAACGCTTCTATGACTTAAAGTACAGCCAAACCCCCAAAACGCCACACAAACGAGCACTTGCACTAACTGCCAGAAAATTTGTCCGCCTTGTCTATGCTCTTCTGCATAGCAATCGGCTTTATACTCCGCCAAAAGGAGAGTAA
- a CDS encoding YodL domain-containing protein: MNGIQIKNNRILYYGNTAGYIEKDRAVVDPMFENDELKFYLSNNRGLDVEWTPGTFERLAEGKLDQEGNLQVLKKCRVHQLKPDADIMMKFIGYDEMLERFGEPDPGNYSVVYDGEVETNDLEELFTKFNIDQPSGYEGHSLSMSDVVELYDESGSSFHYVDRFGFREISFQPPEQELYQGPEMSL, from the coding sequence ATGAACGGCATCCAAATCAAAAACAACCGCATTCTCTACTATGGAAACACTGCGGGATATATCGAAAAGGACAGGGCTGTGGTTGATCCCATGTTCGAAAACGACGAGCTTAAATTCTATCTGTCCAACAACAGGGGCCTTGATGTGGAATGGACGCCCGGTACCTTCGAACGTCTGGCGGAGGGAAAACTCGACCAGGAGGGCAACCTGCAGGTGCTGAAAAAGTGCAGGGTACATCAGCTCAAGCCCGACGCGGATATCATGATGAAATTCATCGGGTATGACGAGATGCTGGAGCGTTTCGGAGAACCTGATCCGGGCAATTACAGCGTGGTCTATGACGGCGAGGTGGAAACCAACGATCTGGAGGAACTCTTCACCAAGTTTAATATAGACCAGCCCTCCGGTTATGAGGGGCACAGCCTTTCCATGTCGGACGTAGTGGAACTGTACGATGAGTCTGGCAGCTCCTTCCACTATGTTGACCGCTTCGGTTTCCGGGAGATTTCCTTTCAGCCGCCCGAGCAGGAACTGTACCAGGGACCGGAGATGAGCCTGTAA